acaaacGTCTCGCTGTCGACGAGAACATCGCCTACCATTGAAAGCAAGTCATTAAATTCTAGAATATTTGCTTTCATAGGGAGTCGAATTCAAAAGCTGAGGTGTTAGTGAGAATCGTGTAGGCTGCAGACCCTTTCGCAAATCTGAAATTATTTGACTCCCTGGAAAATgagagttgcattcttttttAGACGGAGAGACAGGCAGTAGGCTAATTTCAAAGTATGTCCCACTAGGAAAAAATGTAGGTCGACACCTTTGCATTTTGGGACTGTTGGAAGGTGGTTTTTGGTCTTCACACCTAAAATTTGATTTTAAGAAAGCTGTATTGGAAATCGTCGGAGATACTCGCCACAGTTAGAATCGTAAAGAGAGAACAAACCCGTACTCCATGACACTTTAATTTAGAGTTTAGACTTGTTTCAAATCTGACGAATAAACTCTGTTGTAGCACTTTTTTTTATACAAAACTACATGATGCACATGTTCCAGAACATggtttatcttttatttcataCGAAAGGAAGTATCTACGTGTTTGCACAAAAATGAAAACCATCACAGGACGGCCATGCAAAATCTAAGAATGCCGGAACGCAGTACTATAATATTTGTCAAGAACTCCAACCCATCAACAGCGTAAACAAACCAGCAAAGACACATCTAACTGCAATTAAATTTTTTACAGCAACATCACATACAAAATTCTATTTTCTCTTTAAAAAACTACCTAACCAACAGAAAAGGGTAGAACCGAAATTTCAACATCCATCCCCAGCTAAAATGCCCTCCAATTTGATTCCAGTAATATAAAAGCAACAAAAAAACATTTTTGTGATATTGAAGATGGAGAAAAAGATCCATTCTATTATTCCTCAGAAAATGGAGTTTGTTCAATCTCAACTAACCATTGGTACAATACGGCAGCCTCTCCATCAAAGTTACTATACGGGCTTGACAGAGAATCAGAGATCCAAGCTGTGCACAAGAAATATCTAGTGTTGTTAAGAGGGCACTAACAGGGAAGTACAAATGAACAACCCTACCAAAATCAAGGCAAAGCAGCATGTAACCATTTCCCCTCAGGTATCACCAAATCTTTGTTTTGTTTATCCCGTCCTTATCTCTGCCTATTTACAGCTTCAGTCATTCTTTGTGTGCTCGGCACTCTCATTATCAGTGACTGACACAGCAGCAGCACGCTGAACCATTTGCAGTTGGATTTGTAACATCTGGGAAGAAAGAGGTATAACTTATGAGTTTTGTTAGATATTGATTGAGAATATAAACCAAAGGAAGGCATGCATTGTGTTAAGTGTGCCATTGTAAAGCGTAAACTAAGGTGAAACCAATaacaattactgtgcaggcaAGAATGCAACAACATATCTAGTTATTGAGTGGTAACTCCCAGGGAAGCATTTACAACTTGAGCAAAATTGCACATTACATAATCTGGCAGGAATACCAAAAACTACCCATTCAAAGTCCTACAGTAAAATGCAGAAAGCAGATGCCAATCAAGATTGTTAGTGTAGTAACCATATCTGCACCCTGTTGTTTGTAGGAATAAATGGTAATTAATTTGCATGCTTGGATATTTGTGTATGACACCACAAGAAGCAGACTGCAGATATAACTAGTGCAACCTAACATGTGAATGAATCATTACATAAACGCTAGTTGAATAATAGGGGTAGTCCTTGTTGACATCTCTCAAATAGCCAATTGTGTAAAATACAGAAGTTATGCACCCATGTCAACAAGTCACCATGAATCCAATCCCACCAGACTTTTCCAATGGTACATATGGAGATTGGTGGTATGGTTTCACCCAAAGATGAGCTTGCAACAGAAATATCAAAgatgttgcaacttgcaagcagTCAATGTACACCTATTTAGCTCCCTATATATAGCTCATATTGTCATATGCAGCGCTTTGTAGTCGCACCACAGGGTAATGTAGAAAGGTGTAAGATTTGTGTTTTTAGAATCAAGATTCTCACCTCTATCTGGCTCTTTATAAAGTTTTCTTGTGCCTTCTGCAGTGAAATTTCAAGATCCCTGGTGCTTGTCCCTGAACTAATACCACCATGTGCATTAAAAGGCAGAGGTGCTAAACCATCGCTGGTGTTTTGGCACTGCAGTTCTTGATCTTTATGGGATTGATTGGAGCTACTTGCTTCGGTTTGTGGTATACTTGATGTAGATTGGGGAGGACCTGACCTGATGGTTGAATACAACATACTTATTAGTGTTATACTTTATATTAGAATAGAAGACCCCCTACTTTTTATCCCATCAATATAGTAATAATTAAATACAGTGAGCAATTTCCCTAAAAGTACACTAGCATGGGTAACCACCCATTTCAAGATGATACGTAAACAAAATCATGAGAAGCTTAACGTTTATACTGTTCCAGAAACATACCTATTTAGGGTGTTTGCTGGAGGATAAGCAAAAGATCTTCCATATAAAGAAGCAGCTGCTATAGCCACTTCAATCTTTGCTTGGCGCCTGCTCATGTTCTCACCTGCTGCTCCTTCTGAGGCTGGAGTGCCAATACCTGCAGCTGCTTTTTCTCAAATCAAATCAGCAACCAGAAATAGAGTGCAGTACTCACTCATAAGTAAGATTAAAATCAGAATATACAGCTACAACAAAGTCTTTTactcccaagcaagttgggtcGGCTAGAAGATTAGAATCGGGATATGCGACACAACAAAATTAGAATATCAAAATGAAGCTCGCCAGGCTGACCTCCAGGTTGAGCTCCATATCGCGCTGATGCAGCACGTCCATTATCTGGGGGGATGATTGGAGCTCTGCATGTGGGGCAAGTGTGCTGGCGCTCTAACCATGACCTTAGACAATGGACATGGAACAGATGGCCACAAAGCAACTTCTTTGCTGCAGTCATCTCCTCACGGCAAATGATACATGTAGCATCACTCCTGAGTACAATAAAATGTAAATCATGACAATTTTTATAATGGAGTCAACTAAATATTTGCCAATGGAACAATATAAAACTCACGCATTGAGCTCTTCTGCTGTAGCATCTGGAAAGCGTTCATTCATGTTGGAAGTGATCTTTCTGTACCGTACATAATCAGCAATGCGAATTCTGAAGTTGCGGAATGTCTCATATAGCTCGCGAATCAAGTGCAGTGGGACACCATAGTTCCTGATATCAGTATAACGGATCAACAGCTGTAGTTTCACGCTAGTCTAAGAGTAGTGCTATATTAACAGAACTTACAGGACGATAGCTATGAAGAAGAGCATGTATAATGACAAGTGCACAAGGTCACTGATGAGCTCCAAATAGAATGTATACACTGCCTTCTTCTCCCATTGACCTTCCATTAGCATGTCACTGACATAGAATATATACTTCACAAATGTTGATACTGTCGATGTTGCCAGTATCATATACCTGAAACATGATTTGTTCAGGTTAGAGCTACTATCAGTATATTGGATCTTGAAATAACAGTCATTCAGAAATCAGAACAGTAGAATCGTATCTTCAGGCCATCTTAAGGTTAACAGATAGGGTCATTACTTGCTTGGAAGGCATGCCCCTTGCTTCAGAAGCAACAAGCAAAGAAGAATGCCTATAGCTGGAACCTAGAGTTTCATGCTAAATGGACCTAATATTTTGCAGTGCCATCACTTAAAGAATGTTCAAACCAAAACAGACCACACAAGTTGGTAGATTAACATCTAATATTATAGTACCAGAACAGATTAGCAAGCTTGAGATGGTTGAGGACTTGAGGTAGTGAATGTTTAATACTAAGAAATATTCATGGCTTAGCAATTAGTACATACATCGAGTGAATGAAAAAAACAATAATCTGCAAATCTTGCACTATTCAAATGGTATAGGCATTATCATAGGGTTTAGGTTAAGGCTCAGTGCCAAGGATGCCACACAAAATGGAATGAGGATGCCCCATGTAAGAATTACTAAAAGGCCTTTGTGGTAGGTTTGGTACAATGCAACTACAAAAAGACACTCACATGATACAACCAACCTAGCATGTAGTACTTCTTTGTTCAGTATCATGGAAATTGTCATTTCACAGTGTTTATTCATTGTAATCAATCTCTACCCCTACTCTAATGTTGCGAAAGAGAATTATTAGTGTAGCGTCTCACGTTGATACAGTGACAAGGTAAAAACAGAAAGGTGCTGATACATCTCAAGCATTTCCACGTGCACAAGGCGAAAAAATGGCATTtcaggaaggaaaaaaaaagaaagctgAAAATTGAGCTTACTCAAAGGAGAAGAATATGGCAACTGACGCCTCCCACTTGTCCATGAGCGACCTGAACGAGTTGGACAGGAAGAGGCAGTCGACGATGAGCAGGAAGGCCAGGAAGGAGACGATCCTTATGTGCGAGAGCATGGGCACGGAGGGTGTGGTCTCGATGTACTCGACCCTCTTCTGGGCCAGCCAGTGCAGTGCCTTGACAAGGAGCAgcgcggcgaccatggcgaggaAGGAGACGGAGAAGTCCTGGCGGAAGATGGTGACCGCGAAGAGGATCTCGACGACCTCCCGCCAGCACTGCTCATTGAGGCGCTCGACCTCGGCCTCCCGGAGCGATCCCAGGAAGAGGCGCTTGACGAGTTGCCAGGCGACGCACATGGCGACGAGGCCCGTGTTGAGGAGCAGCACGAAGCAGATCTTGGAGGTGGAGAGGTAGACCATCGCCGGGTAGAACTGCTCCCGGCTGCTGAAGGCGTAGTACACCGCCGACGCCGTCGCCAGCAGGCTGAACGCCGCGTACGTCTGAAGACGGATCatcttcgccgccggcgccggccgcagcGATCCTTCCCGCGACGAATCCGCACCGCGCCACCACCGGATCGGATCGCCTAATCTAAATTACAAAGCAGAATATAAGAGGAAAAAAATTCTCCAAAATTAGCGCGCGAACCGAAATCCTAGGTGGCTAGGCCGCATCAGATCGGGAGCCGGGAGCGCCAGCGCGCTGCATCCGCTTACCGTGTGTTTCTTCGTGCTCGGCGGCGACCAGCGGAGCACGTGGGAAACGGGGAGCAGGCGGAGGAACAAGTGCAGGTAACCTTTATCCCTCTGGGCTCGGGAGATGGGCTGAGCAGGCTAGCAGGCTCGGGAAGATCTTGGGCCCGTTTCAGTTACTCGCAACACGCGGAggcgtctttttcttttttatatcaaatagagtaaaatgcactgggggtccataaacttgtaaggGTGTGTCATATAGGTCCATCAACTCCGAAAGTGCATTTCTGGGTTCCTAAACTTTTTAAGTCGTTCACCGGAGGTCCATACGCATCTATGTGGGCAGCTAACGCTGATGTGGCACGCTGACTAGGCGCCactatttcttcttcctccagacaTGGGTGCCAAGCGGCTCCGCtcgtccggcgagctccgcggcctGCTCGGCAGGCGAGCTCCGCGGCGAGGGGGCACCTCCgctcgagggagggagggcggcctTGCGGCTCCGCTCGGCCGACGAGCTCCGCGGCGAGGGggcgcctctgctccgcgtctcctccaccgccggggTAGCCCCTGGCCCGCGGAACTCGCTGGAGCCGCCatcccgccccgcgccgcccatGTTGGTAGGAGGTGCGCGAGGAggctcgccgccgcaccgagagAACCGGATCTGGAGGGAGCACCGGCGCGGGGAGGCCACCGCCGTGCCATGGACCCGCGCGGGCATACGCCAtggccgctgccgccatggacCGGAGGAAGGAGTGACGACGGGAGCTCGAGCCGCGCCATGGCcccacggcggagctcggccgcgcGCGGAGCTCGATGGGGGCCCGGCAGCCCGGTCTCCACACGCGGCGAAGGAGCTCGAGGGAGAGggacgggcgcggcgcgggatTGGGAGGAGGGGCGAGCTCGGCCGGCGCCACCGTATGCGCGCTCGCGGGTGCTCGCCGGTGGCCACCTCGTAGGGCTCCGGTGCGGCGCGGGcctccggccgccaccgccttggcccCGCGTGGGTCCGGCCGAGACGGAGCTCCGGGGCCGCGTCCAGGCGCCCTCGAGGCCGACGGGGCACGCttgccggccgcctccgccccgcctccGCTCTCGCTGGCCTTGTCGCCGGCGgaagccgcgcgccgccgcacaccATGGCGGGTGCCGCGGCAAGGACGGTGGCGGGGCGCCGCGGCAAGGGTGGTGGAGGGgtgccgcggcgagcgcggaggttgggcgcggcggcgaggatggtggcagggcgccgcggcgagcccggagcccgggcgcggcggcgaggatgggtGCGGGGTGCCATGGCGAGTGCggtggcggggcgcggcggcgagtgcGAAGGCGGAGCGCAGCGGCAGCGAGGGCGAAGGCGGAGCACAGCGGCGAGCCGGTGGCGGGGCGCGGGACGAGCGGCGCCAGcgcagggagagagggagggtggGAGCCGTCAGCGCAAGGAGAGAGGATGGGTGGTAGAGAGAGGAAGGGgtggagagaggaaggagagatgcATGAAAGATAAAGATGCCCAGTCAGCACGCCATGTCATCGATACTTGCTCACGTGGAGGGGTATGGACCTGCGATGAACGACTTaaaaagtttagggacccaaaAATGCACTTTCGGAGTTGATGGACCTATATGACACACtcttacaagtttatggaccccagtgcattttactctatcaaaaatatatgtccgttttgaaaaatttcgaaaatggcccccggtcgcccgccccaggggcgacagaggtcctgtcgcccaagcaaagggcgacaggaccttaatgtaaatttttttgaatttgcaaagaggtccctgACCGGAGGTgtgtggagggaggagggcctgtcgccccccaacgggcgacacgGGCCtgtcgtttagtattacaatttcagtactattacagaattacttaaattaaattactctataATACTAATGGAAAAATATATAAGCTAAATGtacttacctgcagatcacaaatgcgcaatccggcagggctttgccgcttcccttctcctcacgcctctttttttctgaattttttgtggaatttttggactcaaatgaggagggaatgggagtcaagggcttatatagggggtaagagccggtcgcccgagggggggcgacaggccccctgtcgccgaaggggggggggggggggcgatagGCCCCCCTTGCCCCCACGCGCCCCCGGTCAGGGACTtctttgcaaatttgaagaaaaaaaattacattaaagtcctgtcgccccccacgggcgaccgaaatatattttcgaattttttcgaaacagacatatatttttgaaattttgattttttttaaatataaaaaaaatcgcCCCGCGGAGTGGGCCTGAAGCCCCTCCCCCGCGGAAAATGGCAGAGGGGGCCTAATATgcttaacaaaaaaaatattaaactaCAGCAAAAAAATTCTATTCCTGTGAAACAAAATGTCCTGCATGTCTACATATCTGAAAAACAGAGCATCGTGGACATGCAACCACTGCTATAAGTTGAAAGAAATATTTTCGGTGTAAGTGTATTAGAACGTTAAACTATACCCATCACTCACTAAAGAAGAGATTCAGAGCTACCAACACAGAGagggttcttttttttttacattgaCAAACTCACTACTTATAACTTATAGTAACCCATATCTTAGTTACAGTGTGAGCAAAGGCGATCGAGCGGCAGTATCAGCGGGTCATCCCGGGCTGCATCtgcggcggcatggcggcggcggcggcgtggccttgCCTCTCCATGTTGGCGTGCCATCCTGAGCATCAGTGGGCGGGCATGCGTTTAATTTGTTGCTGCATAGGAGCATATGCTACTAGTACTAGTACACAAACCATGCATACCTATGTTCATGTCGAAGCCTCGGTTGTTGAGCTCGCGGTACTCCTGGCAGAGCGCGCACCACTCGCAGAAGAAGTGGACGAGGCAGTCGGGGCAGGGGTCCTCCCGCAGGCCCAACTGCGCGCGCAGTTTGGCGCGGTAGAAGCAGGAGTAGATGCTCTGGAACCCGTACCCCGTCAGCGCCACGATCACCGTGTACAGCGCCGCGCTCGCGCCGCACGACGTCGACCCCCGGTCCACGAGCTCCGCCACCTGCCCGAACGTGATGCACGGGAACAGGCACGTCACGCAGCCTGCACGTATATATATGATCGATCGATCAGAGAGACACGCTGCATGCACACGGCATCGATTAACCGAGAGATCGAGCAAGAAGCGCGCTCTCGTGTGTGCTTCGCCGTGTCCTCACAGTTGCCGACGTCGTCGAAGCAGTCGAAGAGCCCGGTGGACCACGGGGCGGGTGGCGCCGGCGCCACGGCGACCGCCGcggtcgcgccgcccgccggcgcggcACCCTCCTCGTCAGCCCTTGGCTGCATGGCGTCCATCGCCTGCGCACCGTACCGTCCGCCGGCGCGGCACCCTAGCTCCTCGGCCTTGGGGAACCGAAAGGATCGGAAGGGCGATCGTGAGAGCAGCAATGCAACTAGCCATACGACGGTTACGAGAGACCGATCGGCCGGCCGGCTTTAATAGTCGGTGCTTCGATCTGGTGCAGTATCTACCTGGTTTGCGAAGCCTATGCATGGACTCTGCTAAATTTGGATCGCGCATGGATTATGCGTACAGCATACATGAGAGGACTGCCATTGCATGAGCAGAGATGGCACTTGGCACACACCTAAATGTAGTAAATTCTCTCTCTGCATGTAACTCGGCACACATGCGAGAGATGTCCAAACCAAGATGCCGTAGGTGACAGCGAATGAAAAGTTAGAATTAGTAACATCTAAATGCATTTTCTAAGTTAGATAAAAGACACGTTTTACATCATTATGATTCTTGTATAGTAGGGTTTTTTTTCTCTATACTATAAAACAGGAGTTCCTCAAATCTACTATATTTGTCATCTTGAATTTTCTTACCCGCCTATACGAAACCCACGATCTAAAAGCCATCTGATTCGCAATAGCCTACATGTAACATATAGCCCGCCATAACGTGGAGAGCCATCTGACATAAGTAACGCGACTTGCGAGTATTTCCACTGGCAATTCTCGTTATACGCCAATACTTGCCTCTTGGAccagggctgtgtttagttctccccaactcctccaaactttccaaactttctatcacatcgaaatcacatcgaaacactaaatatagcaaatgacccatgcatagagtactaaatgtaggtaaataaaaaaactaattgcatagttttgatgtacgttgcgagacgaatcttttaagcctagttagcttgtggtaggacaatatttaccacatacgAACGAAAAGTGCTGCAGTGCTTTTCGCATcctttttgcaactaaacacagccccgcTCAACACCCGCAACTCCCGCATGGACCCACACCGCCACAGTTATCAGGTGGCAGCTATTTGGATTGACCAGCTCTAGAAATTCTAAAGGTGTGGAATGGATATGTCCTCGTAATATTTGTAACATCCCGGGTTAAAAAATTGAAATTCTAGAAGCTCCGGATTCTAAAACCGGAACCTCCGGCTTTTACTCTGCTCCGGCGGGCAGAGCACGAATCACGGCGCGCCGCAcgtcaccaccgccgccggccatcctctgATTCCGTGCACCCATCCGCCTCCTCCTTGCCTTTATAGCACCACCGGCCtctcctccaaacccta
This window of the Panicum virgatum strain AP13 chromosome 1K, P.virgatum_v5, whole genome shotgun sequence genome carries:
- the LOC120706379 gene encoding ERAD-associated E3 ubiquitin-protein ligase HRD1-like isoform X3 produces the protein MIRLQTYAAFSLLATASAVYYAFSSREQFYPAMVYLSTSKICFVLLLNTGLVAMCVAWQLVKRLFLGSLREAEVERLNEQCWREVVEILFAVTIFRQDFSVSFLAMVAALLLVKALHWLAQKRVEYIETTPSVPMLSHIRIVSFLAFLLIVDCLFLSNSFRSLMDKWEASVAIFFSFEYMILATSTVSTFVKYIFYVSDMLMEGQWEKKAVYTFYLELISDLVHLSLYMLFFIAIVLNYGVPLHLIRELYETFRNFRIRIADYVRYRKITSNMNERFPDATAEELNASDATCIICREEMTAAKKLLCGHLFHVHCLRSWLERQHTCPTCRAPIIPPDNGRAASARYGAQPGGIGTPASEGAAGENMSRRQAKIEVAIAAASLYGRSFAYPPANTLNRSGPPQSTSSIPQTEASSSNQSHKDQELQCQNTSDGLAPLPFNAHGGISSGTSTRDLEISLQKAQENFIKSQIEMLQIQLQMVQRAAAVSVTDNESAEHTKND
- the LOC120706379 gene encoding ERAD-associated E3 ubiquitin-protein ligase HRD1-like isoform X1; this encodes MIRLQTYAAFSLLATASAVYYAFSSREQFYPAMVYLSTSKICFVLLLNTGLVAMCVAWQLVKRLFLGSLREAEVERLNEQCWREVVEILFAVTIFRQDFSVSFLAMVAALLLVKALHWLAQKRVEYIETTPSVPMLSHIRIVSFLAFLLIVDCLFLSNSFRSLMDKWEASVAIFFSFEYMILATSTVSTFVKYIFYVSDMLMEGQWEKKAVYTFYLELISDLVHLSLYMLFFIAIVLNYGVPLHLIRELYETFRNFRIRIADYVRYRKITSNMNERFPDATAEELNASDATCIICREEMTAAKKLLCGHLFHVHCLRSWLERQHTCPTCRAPIIPPDNGRAASARYGAQPGGQPAAGIGTPASEGAAGENMSRRQAKIEVAIAAASLYGRSFAYPPANTLNRSGPPQSTSSIPQTEASSSNQSHKDQELQCQNTSDGLAPLPFNAHGGISSGTSTRDLEISLQKAQENFIKSQIEMLQIQLQMVQRAAAVSVTDNESAEHTKND
- the LOC120706379 gene encoding ERAD-associated E3 ubiquitin-protein ligase HRD1-like isoform X2, with protein sequence MIRLQTYAAFSLLATASAVYYAFSSREQFYPAMVYLSTSKICFVLLLNTGLVAMCVAWQLVKRLFLGSLREAEVERLNEQCWREVVEILFAVTIFRQDFSVSFLAMVAALLLVKALHWLAQKRVEYIETTPSVPMLSHIRIVSFLAFLLIVDCLFLSNSFRSLMDKWEASVAIFFSFEYMILATSTVSTFVKYIFYVSDMLMEGQWEKKAVYTFYLELISDLVHLSLYMLFFIAIVLNYGVPLHLIRELYETFRNFRIRIADYVRYRKITSNMNERFPDATAEELNASDATCIICREEMTAAKKLLCGHLFHVHCLRSWLERQHTCPTCRAPIIPPDNGRAASARYGAQPGAAGIGTPASEGAAGENMSRRQAKIEVAIAAASLYGRSFAYPPANTLNRSGPPQSTSSIPQTEASSSNQSHKDQELQCQNTSDGLAPLPFNAHGGISSGTSTRDLEISLQKAQENFIKSQIEMLQIQLQMVQRAAAVSVTDNESAEHTKND
- the LOC120655109 gene encoding mucin-1-like, which gives rise to MVCGGARLPPATRPARAEAGRRRPASVPRRPRGRLDAAPELRLGRTHAGPRRWRPEARAAPEPYEVATGEHPRARIRWRRPSSPLLPIPRRARPSPSSSFAACGDRAAGPPSSSARGRAPPWGHGAARAPVVTPSSGPWRQRPWRMPARVHGTAVASPRRCSLQIRFSRCGGEPPRAPPTNMGGAGRDGGSSEFRGPGATPAVEETRSRGAPSPRSSSAERSRKAALPPSSGGAPSPRSSPAEQAAELAGRAEPLGTHVWRKKK
- the LOC120655120 gene encoding cell number regulator 2-like; this translates as MDAMQPRADEEGAAPAGGATAAVAVAPAPPAPWSTGLFDCFDDVGNCCVTCLFPCITFGQVAELVDRGSTSCGASAALYTVIVALTGYGFQSIYSCFYRAKLRAQLGLREDPCPDCLVHFFCEWCALCQEYRELNNRGFDMNIGWHANMERQGHAAAAAMPPQMQPGMTR